In Alosa alosa isolate M-15738 ecotype Scorff River chromosome 19, AALO_Geno_1.1, whole genome shotgun sequence, a genomic segment contains:
- the LOC125312362 gene encoding antimicrobial peptide NK-lysin-like, producing the protein MGMTVVIIIGYLLIYSVFGSHDSRYEAGSSEKILARDEVQLRGLCGACKWIVKKVRKALPEDADQVEIREQLETVCNKIGLLKSICKKFVKKYMAKLVAEISSADDAKTACVHLKACK; encoded by the exons ATGGGTATGACTGTTGTCATTATAATAGGATATCTGCTTATTTACTCCG TGTTTGGTAGTCATGACTCCCGGTATGAGGCTGGTAGCTCTGAGAAG ATACTTGCTAGAGACGAGGTTCAGCTTCGTGGTCTCTGTGGGGCATGTAAGTGGATTGTGAAAAAAGTGAGGAAAGCTCTTCCTGAAGATGCTGACCAG GTGGAGATCAGAGAGCAGCTGGAGACGGTGTGTAACAAAATAGGCCTCCTAAAGTCCATTTGCAAGAAGTTTGTGAAGAAATACATGGCCAAACTGGTGGCGGAAATCTCTTCTGCAGATGATGCAAAAACTGCATGTGTCCACCTAAAAGCCTGCAAGTGA
- the LOC125284675 gene encoding guanylate-binding protein 1-like isoform X1, whose translation MSGQRGMQRCGRVSRMGETIYSCRDCVSDPTCVFCEDCFQNSAHKAHAYKRRTSTGGSACSCGDVDGWRSAPYCSKHAPSPSDWETPTTSHWNQEESGQRGMQRCGRVSRMGETIYSCRDCVSDPTCVFCEDCFQNSAHKAHAYKRRTSTGGSACSCGDVDGWRSAPYCSKHAPSPSDWETPTTSHWNQEEVPRAPFKGGTVSMREPVCLIDNGPDGRMSVQQGALKILEQIQQPVVVVAVVGLYRTGKSYLMNRLAGKQAGFALGSTIESKTKGIWMWCVPHPSKPGHTLVLLDTEGLGDVQKGDEKHDTWIFCLAVLLSSTLVYNSMGTIDNTALEKLHYVTELTEHIRVKSSECNRNTELMRIFPSFVWTVRDFTLDLELKGKTITADEYLESALRLKQVNAGSRPEVEKHNKVRQSLMDFFAVRRCFVMDRPANGKMMKRMEELKDDDLDSTFVQQAQEFCSYIHLSAKVKTMRGGRGLTGRMLGSLATTYVEAIRSGKVPCLESAVASLALIQNGRAVKEALEFYQAEMECKVQFPTETQEALSTIHTAATKQAISIFINASFNDEDQKHQLQLMSSMEKKYAESCKKNVKVSRKVCWSVIPRVFASLDAGLKDGSYMRSGGYGDFRRALDRGAQLYRSEKRKGVMGEEVLTEYLKEKNVVGESIRAADRSLTEAQKKMEENKVKQQEAEQQRKLLEQRTQIQQQALSDLKSSNEENIRQLEAKMEREKKRSQAEIERVLAAKLKERRELLENGFAGRAKDMEDDIRELKKEQKKEQEKKPGFWEKLGSGLHSIGDAFFGWMF comes from the exons ATG AGTGGACAGAGGGGGATGCAGCGGTGCGGAAGAGTGTCCAGGATGGGAGAGACCATCTACTCATGCAG GGACTGCGTTTCGGACCCcacctgtgtgttttgtgaggaCTGTTTTCAGAACAGCGCACACAAAGCCCATGCCTACAAG AGGCGTACGTCAACAGGTGGCAGCGCCTGCAGCTGCGGGGATGTGGATGGCTGGCGTAGCGCCCCCTACTGCTCAAAACACGCCCCTAGCCCCTCTGACTGGGAAACCCCTACCACAAGCCACTGGAACCAGGAGGAG AGTGGACAGAGGGGGATGCAGCGGTGCGGAAGAGTGTCCAGGATGGGAGAGACCATCTACTCATGCAG GGACTGCGTTTCGGACCCtacctgtgtgttttgtgaggaCTGTTTTCAGAACAGCGCACACAAAGCCCATGCCTACAAG AGGCGTACGTCAACAGGTGGCAGCGCCTGCAGCTGCGGGGATGTGGATGGCTGGCGTAGCGCCCCCTACTGCTCAAAACACGCCCCTAGCCCCTCTGACTGGGAAACCCCTACCACAAGCCACTGGAACCAGGAGGAG GTCCCCAGAGCACCATTTAAAGGAG GAACTGTTTCCATGAGGGAGCCGGTGTGTCTGATTGATAATGGGCCTGATGGGCGCATGAGtgtccagcagggggcgctgAAGATCCTGGAGCAGATCCAGCagccggtggtggtggtggctgtgGTGGGGCTCTACCGCACGGGCAAGTCCTACCTCATGAACCGGCTGGCTGGCAAACAAGCAG GCTTTGCTTTGGGCAGCACCATCGAGTCCAAGACCAAAGGCATCTGGATGTGGTGTGTACCTCACCCCTCTAAACCAG GACACACCCTGGTGCTGCTGGACACAGAGGGGCTGGGAGATGTGCAGAAG GGCGATGAGAAACACGACACATGGATCTTCTGTCTGGCTGTTCTACTCAGCAGTACTCTGGTCTACAACAGCATGGGCACCATCGACAACACTGCCCTGGAGAAACTGCA TTATGTAACAGAACTGACAGAGCACATCAGGGTGAAGTCCAGCGAGTGTAACAGGAACACGGAGCTGATGCGCATCTTTCCGTCCTTCGTGTGGACGGTCAGAGACTTCACTCTGGACCTGGAGCTGAAGGGCAAAACCATCACTGCTGATGAGTACCTGGAGAGTGCCCTGAGGCTGAAACAAG TTAATGCTGGCTCCCGTCCTGAAGTTGAAAAGCACAACAAGGTGCGTCAGAGCCTGATGGATTTCTTCGCTGTGCGACGCTGCTTCGTAATGGACCGTCCAGCCAATGGCAAAATGATGAAGCGCATGGAGGAGCTGAAAGACGATGACCTGGATTCCACCTTCGTGCAGCAGGCTCAGGAGTTCTGCAGCTACATCCACCTCAGCGCCAAGGTCAAGACCATGAGAGGAGGCCGGGGGCTGACCGGCAGGA TGCTGGGCAGCCTGGCAACGACATACGTGGAGGCGATCCGTAGTGGGAAGGTGCCCTGTCTGGAGAGTGCTGTAGCGTCGCTGGCGCTGATCCAGAATGGCCGGGCCGTGAAGGAGGCGCTGGAGTTCTACCAGGCAGAGATGGAGTGCAAAGTGCAGTTCCCCACCGAGACACAGGAGGCGCTGTCTACAATCCACACTGCTGCAACCAAACAGGCCATCAGCATCTTCATCAACGCATCCTTCAACGATGAGGACCAGAAACACCAGCTCCAGCTCATG AGCAGCATGGAAAAAAAGTATGCCGAGTCCTGTAAGAAGAATGTTAAAGTGTCTCGAAAGGTGTGCTGGTCAGTCATCCCTCGTGTATTTGCTTCTCTGGATGCGGGACTGAAGGACGGCTCCTACATGAGATCTGGGGGCTATGGAGATTTCCGTCGTGCACTCGACAGAGGTGCTCAACTCTACAGATCAGAGAAACGCAAGGGAGTTATG ggtGAGGAGGTCCTGACAGAGTATCTGAAGGAGAAGAACGTAGTTGGGGAGAGCATCCGGGCTGCTGACCGCTCTCTAACTGAAGCCCAAAAGAAGATGGAAG AAAACAAGGTAAAGCAGCAGGAAGCAGAGCAGCAAAGGAAACTTCTGGAACAACGGACCCAGATCCAGCAGCAGGCTCTCAGTGACCTGAAGAGTAGCAATGAGGAAAACATCCGTCAGCTGGAGGCCAAGATGGAGCGAGAAAAAAAGAGATCCCAGGCCGAGATAGAGCGGGTCCTGGCAGCTAAACTGAAG GAGCGGCGGGAGCTGCTGGAAAATGGCTTTGCGGGACGTGCTAAGGACATGGAGGACGACATCAGAGAGCTGAAGAAGGAGCAGAAGAAAGAGCAGGAGAAGAAGCCGGGCTTCTGGGAAAAGCTGGGCTCTGGTCTGCATTCAATAGGAGATGCATTCTTTGGCTGGATGTTTTAG
- the LOC125284675 gene encoding guanylate-binding protein 1-like isoform X2 → MSGQRGMQRCGRVSRMGETIYSCRDCVSDPTCVFCEDCFQNSAHKAHAYKRRTSTGGSACSCGDVDGWRSAPYCSKHAPSPSDWETPTTSHWNQEEVPRAPFKGGTVSMREPVCLIDNGPDGRMSVQQGALKILEQIQQPVVVVAVVGLYRTGKSYLMNRLAGKQAGFALGSTIESKTKGIWMWCVPHPSKPGHTLVLLDTEGLGDVQKGDEKHDTWIFCLAVLLSSTLVYNSMGTIDNTALEKLHYVTELTEHIRVKSSECNRNTELMRIFPSFVWTVRDFTLDLELKGKTITADEYLESALRLKQVNAGSRPEVEKHNKVRQSLMDFFAVRRCFVMDRPANGKMMKRMEELKDDDLDSTFVQQAQEFCSYIHLSAKVKTMRGGRGLTGRMLGSLATTYVEAIRSGKVPCLESAVASLALIQNGRAVKEALEFYQAEMECKVQFPTETQEALSTIHTAATKQAISIFINASFNDEDQKHQLQLMSSMEKKYAESCKKNVKVSRKVCWSVIPRVFASLDAGLKDGSYMRSGGYGDFRRALDRGAQLYRSEKRKGVMGEEVLTEYLKEKNVVGESIRAADRSLTEAQKKMEENKVKQQEAEQQRKLLEQRTQIQQQALSDLKSSNEENIRQLEAKMEREKKRSQAEIERVLAAKLKERRELLENGFAGRAKDMEDDIRELKKEQKKEQEKKPGFWEKLGSGLHSIGDAFFGWMF, encoded by the exons ATG AGTGGACAGAGGGGGATGCAGCGGTGCGGAAGAGTGTCCAGGATGGGAGAGACCATCTACTCATGCAG GGACTGCGTTTCGGACCCcacctgtgtgttttgtgaggaCTGTTTTCAGAACAGCGCACACAAAGCCCATGCCTACAAG AGGCGTACGTCAACAGGTGGCAGCGCCTGCAGCTGCGGGGATGTGGATGGCTGGCGTAGCGCCCCCTACTGCTCAAAACACGCCCCTAGCCCCTCTGACTGGGAAACCCCTACCACAAGCCACTGGAACCAGGAGGAG GTCCCCAGAGCACCATTTAAAGGAG GAACTGTTTCCATGAGGGAGCCGGTGTGTCTGATTGATAATGGGCCTGATGGGCGCATGAGtgtccagcagggggcgctgAAGATCCTGGAGCAGATCCAGCagccggtggtggtggtggctgtgGTGGGGCTCTACCGCACGGGCAAGTCCTACCTCATGAACCGGCTGGCTGGCAAACAAGCAG GCTTTGCTTTGGGCAGCACCATCGAGTCCAAGACCAAAGGCATCTGGATGTGGTGTGTACCTCACCCCTCTAAACCAG GACACACCCTGGTGCTGCTGGACACAGAGGGGCTGGGAGATGTGCAGAAG GGCGATGAGAAACACGACACATGGATCTTCTGTCTGGCTGTTCTACTCAGCAGTACTCTGGTCTACAACAGCATGGGCACCATCGACAACACTGCCCTGGAGAAACTGCA TTATGTAACAGAACTGACAGAGCACATCAGGGTGAAGTCCAGCGAGTGTAACAGGAACACGGAGCTGATGCGCATCTTTCCGTCCTTCGTGTGGACGGTCAGAGACTTCACTCTGGACCTGGAGCTGAAGGGCAAAACCATCACTGCTGATGAGTACCTGGAGAGTGCCCTGAGGCTGAAACAAG TTAATGCTGGCTCCCGTCCTGAAGTTGAAAAGCACAACAAGGTGCGTCAGAGCCTGATGGATTTCTTCGCTGTGCGACGCTGCTTCGTAATGGACCGTCCAGCCAATGGCAAAATGATGAAGCGCATGGAGGAGCTGAAAGACGATGACCTGGATTCCACCTTCGTGCAGCAGGCTCAGGAGTTCTGCAGCTACATCCACCTCAGCGCCAAGGTCAAGACCATGAGAGGAGGCCGGGGGCTGACCGGCAGGA TGCTGGGCAGCCTGGCAACGACATACGTGGAGGCGATCCGTAGTGGGAAGGTGCCCTGTCTGGAGAGTGCTGTAGCGTCGCTGGCGCTGATCCAGAATGGCCGGGCCGTGAAGGAGGCGCTGGAGTTCTACCAGGCAGAGATGGAGTGCAAAGTGCAGTTCCCCACCGAGACACAGGAGGCGCTGTCTACAATCCACACTGCTGCAACCAAACAGGCCATCAGCATCTTCATCAACGCATCCTTCAACGATGAGGACCAGAAACACCAGCTCCAGCTCATG AGCAGCATGGAAAAAAAGTATGCCGAGTCCTGTAAGAAGAATGTTAAAGTGTCTCGAAAGGTGTGCTGGTCAGTCATCCCTCGTGTATTTGCTTCTCTGGATGCGGGACTGAAGGACGGCTCCTACATGAGATCTGGGGGCTATGGAGATTTCCGTCGTGCACTCGACAGAGGTGCTCAACTCTACAGATCAGAGAAACGCAAGGGAGTTATG ggtGAGGAGGTCCTGACAGAGTATCTGAAGGAGAAGAACGTAGTTGGGGAGAGCATCCGGGCTGCTGACCGCTCTCTAACTGAAGCCCAAAAGAAGATGGAAG AAAACAAGGTAAAGCAGCAGGAAGCAGAGCAGCAAAGGAAACTTCTGGAACAACGGACCCAGATCCAGCAGCAGGCTCTCAGTGACCTGAAGAGTAGCAATGAGGAAAACATCCGTCAGCTGGAGGCCAAGATGGAGCGAGAAAAAAAGAGATCCCAGGCCGAGATAGAGCGGGTCCTGGCAGCTAAACTGAAG GAGCGGCGGGAGCTGCTGGAAAATGGCTTTGCGGGACGTGCTAAGGACATGGAGGACGACATCAGAGAGCTGAAGAAGGAGCAGAAGAAAGAGCAGGAGAAGAAGCCGGGCTTCTGGGAAAAGCTGGGCTCTGGTCTGCATTCAATAGGAGATGCATTCTTTGGCTGGATGTTTTAG